One segment of Allorhodopirellula heiligendammensis DNA contains the following:
- a CDS encoding WD40 repeat domain-containing protein has product MLTRRQALTLAGALMSLLWWGGLVAHGESPSAAKEGWENPPERVVSRIFRLPPVDRHMERVVVTAIAVDPKGEFLAVAGDDHVIRILNAQSLAVVHVLGEGGATKSSKPGHFDWIRTLAFDASGDRLASSGNDGQLILWDRRRDFAAMQEIDSAPALACVRFSASGKQIAAVGFDSRVFLIGSTANSAPTLRCRCVDLRCCTYRDDGSVLAVAGRDGYLHLFDPRTGEVVMAKKLHAARIRDIAFMPNSKVLVSVSEDGEMIRFDTGDEVLLSRQKITTGRLFSLAVIDGRTIAAAGSDDEIHIVRVGDDQRELRVQAKLGGHVGTISTLVVNHGDLISGGFDATLRRWDLSKTEVSDNKIALGNDAGVDPLGQTPR; this is encoded by the coding sequence ATGCTCACGCGGCGACAGGCGTTGACGCTGGCGGGAGCCCTGATGAGTCTGCTCTGGTGGGGCGGCCTGGTAGCTCATGGGGAATCTCCATCCGCTGCCAAGGAAGGCTGGGAAAACCCTCCCGAGCGAGTGGTTTCACGCATTTTTCGTTTGCCACCGGTCGACAGGCATATGGAGCGGGTCGTTGTCACGGCGATCGCAGTCGACCCGAAGGGCGAATTCTTAGCGGTTGCCGGTGATGATCATGTGATTCGCATCCTCAATGCGCAGTCGTTGGCCGTTGTCCATGTACTGGGCGAAGGGGGCGCGACCAAGTCCTCCAAGCCCGGACATTTTGATTGGATCCGCACTTTGGCGTTTGACGCCTCAGGTGATCGTTTGGCTTCGTCGGGAAACGATGGTCAGCTCATTTTGTGGGACCGGCGACGAGATTTCGCTGCAATGCAAGAAATTGACTCCGCTCCCGCCCTGGCGTGCGTGCGGTTCTCGGCGTCGGGAAAACAGATTGCCGCTGTCGGTTTTGATTCGCGAGTATTTTTAATTGGTAGCACCGCCAACAGTGCACCGACGTTGCGTTGCCGGTGCGTTGATTTGCGATGTTGTACTTATCGTGATGATGGCAGTGTCCTCGCGGTTGCAGGGCGTGACGGGTACCTGCACCTGTTTGATCCACGCACCGGTGAGGTCGTGATGGCGAAGAAGTTGCACGCCGCACGGATCCGAGATATCGCATTCATGCCGAATTCAAAAGTGCTCGTGAGTGTTTCCGAAGACGGAGAGATGATTCGGTTTGATACTGGCGACGAGGTGCTCCTGTCGCGTCAGAAAATCACGACGGGGCGATTGTTTTCACTCGCAGTAATCGATGGACGTACGATCGCTGCGGCGGGCAGCGATGACGAAATTCACATTGTTCGTGTGGGCGATGATCAGCGCGAACTGCGAGTCCAAGCGAAGCTCGGTGGGCACGTTGGCACAATCTCCACCCTGGTGGTCAATCATGGTGATCTGATCTCGGGAGGATTTGATGCGACTCTGCGGCGCTGGGATCTGTCGAAGACGGAAGTCTCCGATAACAAAATTGCATTAGGGAATGACGCCGGAGTCGACCCATTGGGTCAGACACCGCGGTAG
- a CDS encoding SdrD B-like domain-containing protein, with protein sequence MRVESLEPRRLMAADPIHVGVVYVETDYLESDVGSDSQGDRFIVSFTGGAPGTKLTELRIRTDKDSDGISVGDLIFDTDAGGRGKNGYHPFKLVPGQSEEATAEVSDGGQELILRPKDFQAGDRLIFTIDVDEVLRNLADLDQFNARLDVIASGQEFQDSILEAKFEAPDYFESTADSIFLNDYGDPHADYGLNLPPDQGTSVDSLPNRSAAAVGSVTQTPRPASVGGFVYLDDNGSGTKDVGEKGLAGIRVRLEPIDTIEPQAVLTTTTGADGSYEFTGVMPGRYRIVELDQPEDTDDGIDAAGTISGRIVGAAVNPGDEIRDLVLKGGDTGINYNFGELPLGSIGGFVYLVNPGEDCTGDHDASNSQPIEGAEVRLIGEDGQTIATTYTGADGSYLFSKLHAGIYRIVEVTPAGLLDGESHAGDIHTLSSTVLVGAGTAVDGGNIRSIELPSGGNGTEYNFCEAAPGSIAGQVYHDRNDNGQRDAGEEAIVGVALDLIGSDGTVVATTLTDSQGAYRFDNLTPDDYRIVESQPVGFIDGKDQVGTIDGRPVGRLGSDGDSLVDVVLRQGLDGVGYDFGERQVGSLSGQVHVDLDGDCVLDPGEPLLAGVVIELQDASGKTVATTTTDANGNYRFENLMPGTYTVVEHQPTGYFEGGATVGTLGGVLDGPNRITNVTIGSGQNALNYDFCEQPPAELSGVVFVDVDGDCVQDANEAGIAGVIVDLLDSSGKVVATTTTDSNGMYSFANLRAGAYTVRETQPGGYFQGGQTAGNKGGNTSVADHISAIPIGWGETLTDYNFCEVLPAGLSGVVYVDRDADCIRDEDEEGLAGVLIELLNESGEVVDSTTTDANGRYSFTNLKAGEYTVRETQPSGYFQGGQKAGSHGGDASVADRISAIPIGWGETLTDYDFCEVLPAELSGVVYVDRDADCVRDEGEEGLADVLIELLDQHGNVVASTRTDASGQYSFSNLQAGSYTVRETQPSGYFQGGQKAGSNGGDASIADRISAIPVGWGETLTDYNFCEVLPAELSGIVYVDRDADCVRDEGEEGLAGVLIELLDETGKVVGATTTDASGRYSFTNLQAGQYTVRETQPDGYFQGGQVAGSHGGDASVADHISAIQIGWGDQLTDYNFCEQLPGTISGKVWSNLDRDDEFDSNESPIAGVLIELSDETGVIASTRTDAQGCYEFTGLRAGTYTVTEHQPDGYFNGGQTVGALGGRSLDVDVIGEIDLKGGDQGSEYNFYELAPVTISGYVFQDGGALVLSQTPDPELLRQYRDGELTPDDIRLSGVGLELRDENGVRIDPASVQLGGSSGVVLRVTTDGNGYYEFTGLRPWTSYSVYQDQPDGFVDSLDTPGTTGGLAINAADFTQPGALQAFLNGLAVGGDPRFDAIFHIEVTPGGTSSGNNFSEIVIEAPPVVPPWVYNPTPTPEQPTAPIETFDPSAPLSTQPYQFDTITPPIIADDEWQVSWHLSVINGGFPRGQGQQPESAIMTSHDGSLRAQPANFRSATDSDHENRKLSDMLLEVDLSHGRWQIQPSSTKVLSDSVAGSKIEIGHRDATALTGDFDGDGVDEAVLFIDGQWFVDLNGDGKWDKGDLWVRLGTALDRPVVGDWDGDGKDDVGIFGRRWQNDEYRIRQDPGLPDPANQRRRNLRREDLVHRVPTEHEKQQRVLMRGHDGELLADAVDHVFQYGEQVDTPLAGDWNGDGIDQIGVFRSGQWMLDEDGDGRWTGQDRPIEFGQPGDEPVVGDFDGDGIDEIGVVRGDLWIIDSDGDRRLTGNDQQIRIPRPDGDSQPIVGDFDGDDRDDPGYYRAAG encoded by the coding sequence ATGCGTGTCGAGTCGCTTGAGCCGCGCCGCCTCATGGCCGCCGATCCCATTCATGTCGGCGTTGTCTACGTCGAAACGGATTACCTCGAGTCTGATGTCGGCAGCGACTCCCAAGGTGACCGGTTCATCGTTTCGTTCACCGGCGGCGCACCGGGTACCAAGCTGACGGAACTGCGGATCCGTACGGATAAGGACAGTGACGGCATCAGTGTTGGCGACCTGATCTTTGATACCGATGCGGGCGGACGGGGCAAGAATGGGTACCATCCCTTCAAGTTGGTACCAGGACAATCCGAGGAGGCCACGGCGGAAGTCAGCGATGGTGGCCAAGAGTTGATTTTGCGGCCCAAGGATTTTCAGGCCGGCGACCGTTTGATCTTCACGATTGATGTCGACGAAGTGCTCCGCAACCTCGCTGATCTTGATCAGTTCAATGCGCGGCTTGACGTGATCGCGTCGGGGCAAGAGTTTCAAGACTCGATTCTCGAGGCAAAGTTCGAAGCACCCGATTATTTCGAATCCACCGCTGATTCGATTTTCCTCAATGACTATGGGGACCCGCACGCCGACTATGGATTGAATCTTCCGCCCGATCAAGGCACCAGCGTGGATAGCCTGCCCAACCGCTCGGCGGCGGCTGTCGGTAGCGTCACGCAAACGCCGCGTCCGGCTTCTGTGGGTGGATTTGTTTATCTCGATGACAATGGTTCGGGTACGAAGGATGTCGGCGAAAAAGGCTTGGCAGGGATTCGCGTACGCTTGGAGCCGATCGACACAATCGAACCGCAAGCGGTACTGACGACGACAACGGGCGCTGATGGATCCTACGAGTTCACCGGCGTGATGCCGGGGCGTTATCGCATTGTCGAGCTCGACCAACCCGAGGACACCGACGACGGTATTGACGCCGCGGGTACTATTTCTGGACGCATCGTTGGGGCAGCAGTCAATCCAGGAGACGAGATTCGTGACCTGGTCCTCAAGGGTGGCGACACCGGGATCAATTACAACTTCGGTGAGTTGCCACTGGGCTCGATCGGCGGTTTCGTCTACTTGGTCAATCCAGGTGAAGATTGCACCGGCGATCACGATGCATCCAATAGCCAACCGATCGAGGGCGCCGAGGTCCGGTTGATTGGAGAGGACGGCCAGACGATTGCGACCACGTACACGGGGGCCGATGGCAGCTATCTATTTTCGAAGTTGCATGCGGGCATCTATCGGATTGTGGAGGTCACTCCGGCGGGTTTGCTCGACGGTGAATCGCACGCAGGGGACATTCACACGCTGTCCTCCACTGTGCTAGTAGGGGCTGGGACCGCAGTAGATGGTGGGAACATCCGCAGCATCGAGTTGCCTTCAGGCGGCAACGGTACCGAATACAATTTCTGCGAAGCAGCTCCAGGCTCCATTGCCGGTCAGGTTTACCACGATCGAAACGACAACGGCCAGCGAGATGCTGGCGAAGAAGCGATCGTCGGCGTTGCGTTGGATTTGATCGGTTCGGATGGGACCGTGGTGGCGACGACTCTTACCGATTCCCAGGGAGCCTATCGCTTTGACAATTTGACGCCCGACGACTACCGGATCGTTGAGTCCCAGCCCGTAGGATTTATTGATGGCAAGGACCAGGTGGGCACGATCGATGGCCGTCCCGTCGGACGGCTTGGAAGCGACGGCGATTCGCTTGTTGATGTCGTTCTACGTCAGGGCTTGGACGGGGTCGGCTACGACTTTGGGGAACGCCAAGTTGGCTCGCTCAGCGGCCAAGTCCACGTCGACTTAGACGGCGACTGTGTGCTCGATCCTGGAGAACCGCTGCTCGCTGGGGTGGTGATTGAGCTGCAGGATGCCTCCGGAAAAACAGTCGCCACAACGACGACGGACGCAAACGGCAACTATCGCTTCGAAAACCTGATGCCGGGGACTTACACCGTCGTCGAACATCAACCGACTGGATACTTCGAAGGCGGCGCGACAGTAGGCACGCTTGGCGGAGTACTGGATGGTCCCAACCGCATCACCAACGTCACCATCGGCTCGGGCCAGAATGCTCTGAACTACGACTTTTGTGAGCAACCGCCTGCTGAACTCTCGGGCGTTGTGTTCGTCGACGTCGACGGCGACTGTGTACAGGATGCCAACGAGGCTGGCATTGCCGGTGTGATCGTGGACCTGCTCGATAGTTCGGGCAAGGTTGTCGCGACCACGACGACCGACTCCAATGGCATGTATTCATTCGCGAACCTGCGGGCCGGAGCTTACACAGTTCGCGAAACTCAGCCGGGAGGGTATTTCCAAGGTGGCCAAACCGCGGGTAATAAAGGTGGCAACACTTCGGTCGCCGATCATATCTCAGCAATCCCGATTGGTTGGGGGGAGACCCTGACGGACTACAACTTCTGTGAAGTTTTGCCGGCCGGGTTGTCCGGTGTCGTCTACGTTGACCGTGACGCTGATTGTATTCGCGATGAGGATGAAGAGGGCTTGGCGGGCGTACTGATCGAGTTGCTCAATGAATCGGGAGAGGTCGTCGATAGCACGACCACCGACGCGAATGGTCGCTACTCATTTACGAATCTGAAGGCGGGCGAATATACCGTCCGCGAAACTCAGCCAAGCGGCTATTTTCAAGGCGGTCAAAAAGCGGGGAGTCACGGTGGTGATGCCTCGGTTGCCGATCGTATATCAGCCATTCCGATCGGTTGGGGTGAGACACTCACGGACTATGACTTCTGCGAAGTTCTGCCTGCGGAACTCTCTGGCGTCGTGTACGTCGACCGCGATGCCGACTGCGTGCGTGACGAAGGGGAAGAGGGATTGGCGGATGTGTTGATCGAACTGCTCGATCAGCACGGCAACGTCGTTGCCAGCACCCGGACCGATGCTAGCGGACAATACTCATTTTCCAATTTGCAGGCGGGCAGCTACACGGTTCGTGAAACACAGCCGAGTGGGTATTTTCAAGGTGGTCAGAAAGCGGGCAGCAACGGTGGCGATGCCTCGATCGCCGATCGCATTTCAGCCATCCCCGTCGGCTGGGGCGAGACCCTAACTGACTATAACTTCTGTGAAGTTTTGCCCGCTGAACTTTCGGGCATTGTCTATGTCGACCGCGACGCCGATTGTGTTCGAGACGAAGGCGAAGAAGGGTTGGCGGGTGTGTTGATCGAGTTGTTAGATGAAACGGGTAAGGTCGTAGGTGCCACGACGACCGATGCCAGCGGTCGATATTCATTTACCAATTTGCAGGCAGGTCAATATACCGTCCGCGAGACACAACCTGATGGCTATTTCCAGGGCGGTCAAGTCGCTGGTAGCCATGGTGGCGATGCCTCAGTCGCCGACCACATTTCGGCAATCCAGATCGGATGGGGAGACCAGCTCACCGATTACAATTTTTGCGAGCAGCTACCCGGCACAATCTCCGGCAAGGTATGGAGTAATCTCGATCGTGACGACGAATTCGATAGCAATGAGTCACCTATCGCGGGTGTACTGATCGAGTTGTCAGATGAAACAGGCGTGATTGCTAGCACGCGGACAGACGCTCAGGGGTGTTATGAGTTCACCGGACTGCGGGCGGGAACCTATACGGTCACCGAGCATCAGCCGGATGGTTACTTCAACGGCGGGCAAACGGTGGGCGCTTTAGGCGGACGCTCATTAGACGTCGACGTGATCGGCGAAATTGATCTCAAGGGTGGTGATCAGGGTAGCGAGTACAACTTCTATGAACTGGCACCCGTGACGATCTCTGGATACGTGTTCCAGGACGGCGGCGCGCTGGTGCTAAGCCAAACCCCGGATCCCGAACTGTTGCGACAGTACCGCGACGGTGAACTCACGCCCGACGACATTCGTTTGTCGGGGGTGGGGTTAGAACTGCGCGATGAAAATGGCGTGCGAATCGATCCTGCCAGTGTCCAGCTCGGCGGGTCATCGGGCGTGGTACTGCGAGTGACAACGGATGGAAATGGTTATTATGAATTCACGGGACTTCGGCCGTGGACCAGTTACTCCGTTTACCAGGACCAACCCGATGGCTTCGTTGACTCGTTGGATACTCCGGGGACGACAGGAGGGTTGGCAATCAATGCGGCCGACTTTACCCAACCCGGGGCGCTACAGGCGTTTTTGAATGGTCTCGCTGTGGGTGGGGATCCACGCTTTGACGCGATTTTCCACATCGAAGTGACACCCGGCGGCACCAGCTCAGGCAATAACTTCAGTGAAATCGTGATTGAGGCACCACCTGTCGTGCCGCCATGGGTCTACAACCCCACACCAACGCCGGAACAACCGACCGCTCCCATCGAGACATTCGATCCGAGTGCGCCGCTGAGCACGCAACCCTATCAATTTGACACCATCACGCCGCCCATCATCGCCGATGACGAATGGCAAGTCAGCTGGCACCTCAGTGTCATCAACGGCGGATTTCCGCGCGGCCAAGGTCAGCAGCCGGAATCGGCGATCATGACATCACACGATGGCTCACTGCGGGCACAACCAGCGAACTTTCGCAGCGCGACTGACAGCGACCATGAGAACCGTAAGCTGTCCGATATGCTCCTCGAAGTTGATCTGTCCCATGGACGTTGGCAGATTCAACCGAGCAGCACCAAGGTCTTGTCGGACTCCGTTGCAGGCAGCAAGATCGAGATTGGTCACCGCGACGCGACAGCCCTGACAGGTGACTTCGACGGTGACGGCGTCGACGAGGCGGTATTGTTCATTGATGGTCAATGGTTCGTTGACCTCAACGGCGACGGGAAATGGGATAAGGGCGACCTATGGGTGCGCTTGGGCACCGCGCTCGACCGACCGGTCGTCGGTGATTGGGATGGTGATGGCAAGGATGACGTTGGAATCTTCGGCCGCCGATGGCAAAACGACGAGTACCGCATTCGCCAAGATCCGGGATTGCCTGATCCCGCAAACCAACGACGGCGTAATCTGAGACGAGAAGATTTGGTTCATCGCGTGCCCACCGAGCATGAGAAACAACAGCGAGTGCTGATGCGGGGACACGACGGTGAGCTGCTAGCGGACGCCGTTGACCACGTCTTCCAGTATGGCGAACAGGTGGATACGCCGTTGGCGGGCGATTGGAACGGAGACGGAATCGACCAAATCGGTGTGTTCCGAAGTGGCCAGTGGATGCTCGATGAAGACGGTGACGGACGTTGGACAGGCCAGGACCGTCCGATTGAGTTTGGACAGCCTGGCGATGAGCCCGTCGTCGGTGACTTTGACGGTGACGGAATCGATGAAATCGGCGTCGTCCGCGGCGACTTGTGGATCATCGATTCTGATGGTGATCGTCGCCTTACCGGCAACGATCAGCAGATTCGCATTCCCCGACCCGACGGCGATTCACAACCAATCGTCGGGGATTTCGATGGAGACGATCGAGATGATCCCGGATATTATCGAGCTGCTGGGTAG